One segment of Argiope bruennichi chromosome 11, qqArgBrue1.1, whole genome shotgun sequence DNA contains the following:
- the LOC129957090 gene encoding alpha-1,2-mannosyltransferase ALG9-like: MPPRSRQHAKSKRESTREMKISSVESTNEKINTDSKVSLPWTPSVYTAIKILLSARLCAAVWSNISDCDEVYNYWEPMHFLLHGKGFQTWEYSPLYAIRSYAYLWIHAVPCYIYGTLLQSNKILVFYYLRCLFAFCCALCELYFYRAVCCHFGPNIGRLMLTFLTLSSGMFISSTAFLPSSFSMYLSSIALAAWFIQKYEIAVFATAVSTLVGWPFAVILGLPIAYDMIILKKKLLHFIKWSFISLFLIIIPLVLVDSRHFGKLVFAPLNIVLYNVFTSHGPDLYGTEPCSFYFLNGFLNFNIVFLAALIAIPAMLLLRALEGTPKKISKSPPFYLCLAPMYLWMVVFFPLAHKEERFLFPIYPMICLAGAFTVDTVQKIFHQLFMKRKFTDYLDSTSWISISFCAMFCIVSLSRTVILYKGYHAPIETFMELGRFSLDENLHPLPPEYPVNVCMGKEWYRFPSSFFLPDNWNLKFLKSEFKGQLPKPYSDLPNATQIIPTDMNDQNLEEPSRYVDIKNCDYIVDSDYPNYSSLEPRYSKDPNWNITYSIPFLDTQRSHPLLRAFYIPYFTDYHCEYVDYNLLQKVSIRNRLIRRKRKMPKSI, from the exons aaaaataaacactGACTCAAAAGTTAGTTTGCCATGGACTCCATCTGTATATACAgctatcaaaatacttttatcagCACGTCTTTGTGCTGCAGTTTGGAGTAATATATCAGACTGTGATGAAGTCTACAATTATTGGGAACct ATGCATTTTTTACTCCATGGCAAAGGGTTTCAAACTTGGGAATACTCACCACTTTATGCAATTCGCTCATATGCATATTTGTGGATTCATGCTGTTCCATGTTACATATATGGGACATTGTTGCAGTCAAATAAG ATATTGGTATTTTACTATTTGAGATGCTTGTTTGCCTTCTGCTGTGCTCTTTGTGAACTTTATTTTTATCG TGCAGTCTGCTGTCATTTTGGACCAAATATAGGAAGACTCATGCTTACATTTCTGACTTTAAGTTCTGGCATGTTTATATCATCAACTGCTTTCCTTCCAAGTTCATTTTCGATGTACCTTTCAAGCATTGCTTTAGCTGCATGGTTTATCCAAAAATATGAA attgcAGTGTTTGCAACAGCTGTCAGTACCTTAGTTGGTTGGCCATTTGCTGTAATTCTAGG ATTACCAATAGCCTATGACATGATCATATTGAAGAAGAAGctgttgcattttattaaatggtcGTTCATATCgttgtttttaattata ataccaTTAGTTTTGGTTGATTCAAGACACTTTGGAAAGCTCGTATTTGCACCCTTAAATATTGTCCTCTACAATGTATTTACATCTCATGGGCCAGATTTATATG GTACTGAGCCCTGTTCATTTTACtttctgaatggatttttgaatttcaacatCGTATTTCTTGCTGCTTTGATTGCAATACCTGCTATG TTATTGTTGAGAGCATTAGAAGGAACTCCAAAGAAAATCTCAAAAAGCCCACCATTTTATTTGTGTCTTGCTCCCATGTATTTATGGATGGTTGTGTTTTTTCCTTTAGCACATAAG GAAGAAAGATTTTTGTTTCCTATTTATCCCATGATTTGCTTGGCTGGAGCATTCACCGTTGATACTGTGCAG aaaatatttcatcagttGTTTATGAAAAGAAAGTTTACAGATTATCTGGATTCCACAAGCTGGATTTCTATATCCTTTTGTGCTATGTTCTGCATCGTATCTTTATCACGCACAGTTATTTTATACAAAG GTTATCATGCACCGATTGAAACATTTATGGAACTTGGCAGATTTTCTCTCGATGAAAATTTGCATCCTTTACCTCCTGAATATCCTGTGAATGTATGTATGGGGAAAGAATGGTATAGGTTTCCATCAAGTTTCTTTTTGCCTGATAA CTGGAACctgaagtttttaaaatctgaGTTTAAGGGCCAACTCCCTAAACCATATTCAGATCTGCCAAATGCAACTCAGATTATACCTACTGATATGAATGACCAGAATTTAGAAGAACCTTCCAGATAT gtGGATATAAAAAATTGCGATTACATTGTGGATTCAGACTATCCAAATTATTCATCTTTGGAACCAAGATATTCTAAGGATCCCAATTGGAACATCACATATTCAATTCCATTTCTAGACACACAAAG ATCACATCCCCTTCTAAGAGCTTTCTACATACCTTATTTCACAGACTATCATTGTGAATATGTAGATTACAATTTGCTACAAAAAGTATCAATTAGAAATCGTCTTATCCGAAGGAAAAGGAAAATGCCAAAATccatatga